A region from the Corylus avellana chromosome ca7, CavTom2PMs-1.0 genome encodes:
- the LOC132187926 gene encoding uncharacterized protein LOC132187926, translating to MFLWKACQNILPTKANLHWRHCAPDPLCPICEILEELVGHILWHCSKPLQKCTSDDTTFREVFERLWEKLDDTTLQLFTTVARLIWFRWNNLVHGGNFLAPAAVLKQAHEQIANFENATACRQNSTNHSGPSNREDRWVKPLENVVKVNSDASISKELNTTGVGVILRNHEGTVQASFCTYKDATMEPSSVEAMAVWYATEVCRKLGVQNIILEGDAMEVVQALQRESIWRGSYCMFVEEAKRNLHQLTGWSVNHVFRQANVTAHNLAKFAISIREEKLWTRDYPSCIHGNVLAEQAFE from the coding sequence ATGTTTCTCTGGAAGGCATGTCAGAACATTCTTCCCACTAAGGCAAATCTGCACTGGCGGCATTGTGCTCCTGACCCCCTGTGCCCAATCTGTGAGATACTTGAGGAATTGGTGGGGCACATCCTATGGCACTGTTCGAAACCATTGCAAAAATGTACAAGTGACGATACCACCTTTAGGGAAGTTTTTGAAAGGCTATGGGAGAAGCTAGATGATACCACTCTCCAACTCTTCACCACGGTAGCTCGCCTGATCTGGTTCAGATGGAATAACTTGGTTCACGGTGGAAATTTTTTAGCTCCTGCAGCTGTTTTAAAACAAGCACACGAGCAGATTGCGAATTTTGAAAATGCCACAGCTTGCCGGCAAAACAGTACGAATCATTCTGGGCCATCAAACAGGGAAGACAGATGGGTGAAGCCGCTGGAGAACGTGGTGAAAGTGAATTCGGACGCCTCCATCTCAAAAGAACTGAACACGACGGGGGTGGGTGTCATTCTCCGGAACCATGAGGGGACTGTGCAAGCTTCCTTTTGTACTTATAAAGATGCTACAATGGAACCCTCGTCGGTGGAGGCCATGGCGGTGTGGTATGCAACGGAGGTGTGTAGGAAGCTGGGAGTGCAAAACATTATTCTTGAAGGTGACGCAATGGAGGTGGTCCAAGCTCTGCAACGTGAAAGTATCTGGAGGGGAAGCTACTGCATGTTCGTGGAGGAAGCTAAGAGAAACCTGCATCAGCTCACGGGGTGGAGTGTAAACCATGTTTTTAGACAAGCCAATGTAACTGCCCATAATTTAGCAAAATTTGCTATCTCCATTAGGGAGGAGAAACTGTGGACGAGAGATTATCCCTCTTGTATCCATGGTAATGTACTTGCTGAGCAAGCTTTTGAATAA